From the genome of Eucalyptus grandis isolate ANBG69807.140 chromosome 2, ASM1654582v1, whole genome shotgun sequence, one region includes:
- the LOC104434458 gene encoding organic cation/carnitine transporter 3, with protein sequence MANSTPLLSQTESPESGVLNSDEVSLQTLDETIEWCVEGFGWRQFAQALIVSLAWFFDGQQACISDYSDAVTACDSASNGTAYNSIITEWGLECASSFVTGLPTSCFYLGCLIGGFAFATLADSSLGRKNLLVLSCSIMSLAALATSFSPNVWVYSALRLVSGFGRASIGTSALVLSTEIVGKKSRGLIGMIGLFFGTLGLLSLPAIAYLLRDASWRYLYVSTSAPAILYCLLIFFFIRESPKWLFMQGRDDEATAILRKSHRRQSMAG encoded by the coding sequence ATGGCGAATTCAACGCCCCTCCTCTCACAAACTGAGTCGCCGGAGTCAGGAGTTCTGAACAGCGACGAGGTCAGCCTCCAAACCCTGGACGAGACGATCGAGTGGTGCGTCGAGGGGTTCGGCTGGCGGCAGTTTGCCCAAGCCCTGATCGTCTCGTTGGCCTGGTTCTTCGATGGACAACAGGCGTGCATTAGCGACTACAGCGATGCCGTAACCGCATGCGACTCGGCCTCGAACGGGACCGCCTACAATTCCATCATAACGGAGTGGGGCCTCGAGTGCGCAAGCTCCTTCGTCACGGGCCTCCCTACCTCGTGCTTCTACTTGGGCTGCCTGATTGGCGGCTTCGCATTCGCCACCCTCGCCGACTCCTCCCTCGGCCGAAAGAACCTGCTCGTCCTCTCGTGTTCGATAATGTCGTTGGCGGCCTTGGCCACCTCATTCTCCCCCAACGTCTGGGTCTACTCGGCGTTGCGGCTTGTCAGTGGGTTCGGACGAGCGTCCATCGGCACGAGTGCGCTGGTCCTGTCGACTGAGATAGTCGGGAAAAAGTCGAGAGGACTCATTGGGATGATTGGCTTGTTCTTCGGAACATTAGGGTTATTATCTTTGCCCGCCATAGCCTACCTCCTCAGGGATGCTTCGTGGAGATACCTCTACGTCTCGACCTCTGCACCCGCCATCTTATACTGCCTCCTCATATTCTTCTTCATCCGCGAGTCTCCAAAATGGCTCTTCATGCAGGGCCGCGATGATGAGGCCACGGCCATACTGAGAAAATCGCACCGCCGACAAAGCATGGCAGGCTGA
- the LOC120290489 gene encoding organic cation/carnitine transporter 3-like → MALGFGIGMMYYGMLLGVGNLGFDIYLSVTFNALLIIPSYFVSYFLLNRWNRKSTLLGFTMVSGVLSVACAFVGNGSVEIGLELASFFCTCMAYNVLVIFTIELFPTSVRNSATSMMRQAITLGVLFDPTLISAGREVPHLTYTVFGIVIIFCGFMVLFLPETRGTTLSDTMDEQEQRDFGLNNS, encoded by the coding sequence ATGGCGCTCGGATTTGGCATCGGGATGATGTACTACGGAATGCTGTTGGGGGTCGGAAACCTAGGGTTCGACATCTACCTAAGCGTCACCTTCAATGCCTTGCTAATCATACCATCCTACTTTGTGTCCTATTTCTTGCTAAATCGATGGAATAGGAAGAGCACATTGCTTGGCTTCACAATGGTGAGTGGAGTGCTGAGTGTGGCATGTGCTTTTGTGGGGAATGGGAGTGTGGAAATAGGGCTGGAGCTTGCCTCTTTCTTCTGCACGTGCATGGCTTACAATGTGCTCGTGATCTTCACTATCGAATTGTTTCCAACAAGCGTGAGAAATTCGGCGACATCAATGATGAGACAAGCCATCACACTTGGTGTTCTATTTGATCCAACGTTGATCTCGGCCGGCAGAGAAGTACCACATTTGACCTACACAGTGTTCGGAATCGTGATAATTTTTTGTGGATTCATGGTTCTTTTCTTGCCCGAGACTAGAGGGACGACGCTCTCCGATACCATGGATGAGCAAGAGCAAAGAGATTTTGGTTTAAATAATTCATGA